In one Shewanella loihica PV-4 genomic region, the following are encoded:
- a CDS encoding DUF3379 domain-containing protein — protein sequence MDELKFRREAYENPNRQDDEFLASMHESSERTAFVNDLKLLDKKLEAALKIEVPEDLEAKLLLNQQLHQHQVDRRKTGFTLALVASIAFIAGISFTLLRLAPVDLGQHALAHVYHEEMAMKSEENISVDEVNTQLASLTSLKHAHFTEQPGRVLYSTYCDFQGVKSIHLVMQGKQGKVTLFIVPLEDRMVLEEAFADNRYQGMGFKSDNAYVLLVGEHATDLDFVRDEVKESFI from the coding sequence ATGGATGAGCTCAAATTCCGCCGCGAGGCCTATGAAAATCCAAACCGTCAAGACGACGAGTTTCTTGCGTCGATGCACGAGTCGAGTGAGCGCACTGCCTTTGTCAACGATCTCAAGCTATTAGACAAGAAACTCGAGGCCGCCCTCAAGATAGAGGTGCCTGAGGATCTCGAGGCTAAACTGCTGCTCAACCAACAGCTACATCAGCATCAGGTAGATCGCCGCAAGACAGGCTTTACCCTGGCCCTGGTGGCCTCTATCGCCTTCATCGCCGGCATCAGTTTCACCCTACTGCGTCTCGCCCCGGTGGATCTGGGACAGCACGCCCTGGCTCATGTCTATCATGAAGAGATGGCGATGAAGAGTGAAGAGAACATCAGCGTCGATGAGGTCAATACTCAGCTGGCCTCGCTGACCAGCCTGAAGCATGCCCACTTTACCGAGCAGCCCGGTCGCGTGCTCTACAGCACCTACTGTGACTTCCAGGGGGTGAAGAGCATCCATCTGGTGATGCAGGGCAAGCAAGGCAAGGTCACCCTGTTTATCGTGCCGCTGGAAGATCGCATGGTGCTCGAGGAGGCCTTTGCCGACAACCGCTATCAGGGGATGGGCTTCAAATCTGACAACGCCTACGTCCTGCTGGTCGGCGAGCATGCCACAGATCTGGACTTTGTCAGAGACGAAGTGAAAGAGTCTTTCATCTAG
- the putP gene encoding sodium/proline symporter PutP encodes MNIELPILVTFFGYLILMMGIGLWAYKATDSVDDYILGGRSMGPAVTALSVGASDMSGWLLLGLPGAVYLGGLGEAWIGIGLVFGAWLNWLFVAKRLRIYTQFTDNALTLPDFFEKRFEDKQSVLKLVSAVTILVFFTFYTSSGMVGGAILFEKVFGLDYNLALLIGSGIIVAYTFVGGFFAVSWTDFFQGCLMLIALLIVPVTIFSQPETQNGIHSLDPAMLSLLSDNTTMIGLASLLAWGLGYFGQPHILSRFMAIGSADDLKVSRRIAMSWMIVALMGALATGLAGTLYFADQPIDNPETIFIHLAHAAFNPWIGGLLVAAILSAIMSTIDSQLLVCSSVITEDFYKKWLRPDASSKELMMIGRIGVLTIAVISGVIALNPESSVLSLVSYAWAGFGAAFGPVVILSLFWRGYSRNGAVATIIVGAITVVLWKQSTGGIFDLYEILPGFLFATLAGVLVSLVSAPADSTREQFEQFSQKL; translated from the coding sequence ATGAATATTGAATTACCGATATTAGTTACTTTTTTCGGCTACCTCATCCTCATGATGGGCATTGGCCTTTGGGCATATAAAGCAACCGACTCTGTCGACGATTATATTTTAGGTGGCCGCTCCATGGGACCGGCCGTCACCGCACTCAGCGTGGGCGCCTCGGACATGTCCGGCTGGCTGCTGCTGGGACTCCCCGGCGCCGTCTACCTCGGCGGCTTGGGCGAAGCCTGGATCGGCATAGGCCTGGTATTTGGCGCCTGGCTAAACTGGCTATTCGTGGCCAAACGCCTGCGGATCTACACCCAGTTTACCGATAACGCCCTCACCCTGCCGGACTTCTTCGAGAAACGCTTCGAAGACAAGCAGTCTGTGCTTAAGCTGGTCTCGGCGGTCACCATCCTGGTTTTCTTCACCTTCTATACCTCGTCAGGCATGGTGGGCGGCGCCATACTGTTCGAGAAGGTGTTTGGCCTAGACTACAACCTGGCCCTGCTTATCGGCTCTGGCATCATAGTGGCCTACACCTTCGTCGGCGGCTTCTTCGCCGTGAGCTGGACCGATTTCTTCCAGGGCTGTCTGATGCTGATCGCCCTGCTGATCGTGCCGGTTACCATCTTCAGCCAGCCTGAGACCCAGAACGGCATCCATAGCCTGGATCCTGCCATGCTGTCACTGCTGAGCGACAACACCACTATGATAGGCCTGGCATCGCTGCTTGCCTGGGGTCTTGGTTATTTCGGTCAGCCCCATATCCTGTCGCGCTTCATGGCCATCGGCAGCGCCGACGACCTTAAGGTCTCGCGCCGTATCGCCATGAGCTGGATGATAGTGGCGCTGATGGGCGCACTGGCGACCGGTCTTGCCGGCACCCTCTACTTTGCCGATCAGCCTATCGACAACCCAGAGACCATCTTTATCCACCTGGCTCACGCCGCCTTTAACCCTTGGATCGGCGGCCTCCTGGTGGCGGCGATTCTCTCGGCCATCATGAGCACCATCGACTCACAGCTGCTGGTCTGCTCTAGTGTGATCACCGAGGACTTTTACAAGAAGTGGCTCAGACCCGATGCCAGCAGCAAGGAGCTGATGATGATTGGCCGTATCGGCGTGCTGACCATAGCCGTCATCTCTGGCGTCATCGCCCTGAACCCTGAGAGCAGCGTACTGAGCCTGGTAAGCTATGCCTGGGCAGGTTTCGGCGCGGCGTTTGGCCCTGTGGTGATCCTGTCTCTCTTCTGGCGTGGCTATAGCCGCAATGGCGCGGTAGCAACTATCATCGTTGGCGCCATCACAGTGGTGCTGTGGAAACAGAGCACAGGCGGCATCTTCGACCTGTATGAGATACTACCTGGTTTCCTCTTCGCCACCCTGGCCGGTGTCTTAGTCAGCCTGGTCTCGGCGCCAGCCGACAGCACCCGCGAACAATTTGAGCAATTTAGCCAGAAACTCTGA
- a CDS encoding OmpP1/FadL family transporter codes for MKRFNKTILAVAVTLASSQAMAAGFQLNSQSATGVGRAFAGDAVIADNASVLSRNPAAMALFDEKQLSMGLTYADVEVSVKDVYIDSLVGPIHYGHVDDAAEAKIIPNFYYVSPVNDKFAYGVAMFSNFGTGTDTTPMSQQLVNGLPAPLDLLGKTEVTTLNFNLSASYRFNDHFSVGAGVDVIYGQGTLTRGGLVPTQAGAVQQDLVDVDADGVAFGGIIGAVYEINADHRFGMSYRFSPDFKATGDINMYNPVAGANVAFDEINIPMPDIFQVAGFHQLTEKFALHYTAQLTTWGDFKEITVTDGTIGGVPVAPEASLKTYAWDDSWLFSVGGTYTLNQDWTVRAGYMFDQGVVGEVSSISIPDSDRQWFTAGATYNLGKHASLDFGVAFIRGEDVDLIEHSAITGGLPIGPDTGMVHATTRSNATYYSMQYNYKF; via the coding sequence ATGAAGCGTTTCAACAAGACAATACTCGCAGTAGCCGTCACACTCGCTAGCTCACAGGCGATGGCCGCCGGTTTCCAACTCAACAGCCAGTCAGCCACTGGTGTCGGCCGTGCATTTGCCGGTGATGCCGTCATCGCTGACAACGCCTCAGTGCTGTCTCGCAACCCAGCGGCTATGGCCCTGTTTGACGAGAAGCAACTTTCTATGGGCCTGACCTACGCCGATGTCGAAGTCAGCGTGAAAGATGTTTACATCGACTCGCTAGTGGGCCCGATCCACTATGGTCATGTGGACGATGCGGCAGAAGCCAAGATCATCCCTAACTTCTACTATGTCAGCCCGGTAAACGACAAGTTTGCCTATGGCGTTGCCATGTTCAGCAACTTCGGCACAGGCACAGACACGACCCCTATGTCACAGCAGCTGGTTAACGGCCTGCCTGCCCCGCTGGATCTTTTGGGTAAGACAGAAGTGACCACGCTCAACTTTAACCTGAGCGCCTCTTACCGCTTTAACGACCACTTCAGCGTCGGCGCCGGCGTCGATGTGATCTATGGCCAAGGCACCCTGACCCGCGGCGGTTTGGTACCGACTCAAGCCGGTGCAGTACAGCAAGATCTTGTGGATGTTGACGCCGACGGCGTAGCATTCGGCGGCATCATAGGCGCAGTGTATGAGATCAACGCCGATCACAGATTCGGTATGAGCTACCGTTTCAGCCCAGATTTCAAGGCGACAGGCGACATCAACATGTATAACCCAGTTGCCGGTGCCAACGTCGCCTTCGATGAGATCAACATCCCTATGCCGGATATCTTCCAGGTGGCGGGTTTCCATCAGCTGACCGAGAAGTTTGCCCTGCACTACACGGCGCAGCTGACCACTTGGGGCGATTTCAAAGAGATCACAGTGACCGACGGCACCATAGGCGGCGTGCCTGTAGCACCTGAGGCTAGCCTCAAGACCTACGCCTGGGACGACTCTTGGCTGTTCAGCGTCGGCGGCACCTACACCCTCAATCAGGACTGGACAGTGCGCGCCGGTTATATGTTTGACCAAGGCGTCGTTGGCGAAGTCAGCTCTATCTCCATCCCTGACTCTGACCGTCAGTGGTTCACCGCCGGTGCGACCTATAACCTGGGTAAGCACGCTAGCCTGGACTTCGGTGTCGCCTTCATCCGTGGTGAAGATGTAGATCTTATCGAGCACAGCGCCATCACAGGCGGTCTGCCAATCGGTCCTGATACCGGCATGGTTCACGCGACCACACGCTCGAATGCCACTTACTACTCTATGCAGTACAACTACAAGTTCTAA
- a CDS encoding VOC family protein: protein MAKVIGLGGIFFKSDDPQRLAQWYKTYLQVPVENWGGAAFYLNNLMPMAATGYSVWTPMGRDTDYLHPSSKEFMFNLIVDDLNEALSQVAEGGAELLAETEDSEFGRFGWFIDPDGNKVELWQPSTQT from the coding sequence ATGGCAAAAGTAATTGGTTTAGGTGGCATATTTTTCAAGAGTGACGATCCCCAGCGGCTCGCACAGTGGTACAAGACCTACCTGCAGGTGCCGGTAGAAAACTGGGGCGGCGCGGCCTTCTACCTCAACAATCTGATGCCGATGGCCGCCACCGGCTACAGCGTCTGGACCCCAATGGGGAGAGACACAGATTATCTTCACCCCTCAAGCAAAGAGTTTATGTTTAACCTGATCGTCGACGATCTCAACGAGGCCCTGTCTCAGGTGGCCGAAGGCGGCGCCGAGCTGCTGGCCGAAACCGAGGACTCAGAATTTGGCCGATTCGGCTGGTTTATCGACCCCGACGGCAACAAGGTCGAGCTCTGGCAACCCAGCACCCAAACCTGA
- a CDS encoding SIMPL domain-containing protein, with the protein MQKSLASILLGGFICAGLYLLGTSLGDSIIKMRAMERTVTVKGLAEVEVKADTAIWPIRFTQVDNDLNNLYQEVQSKTDKVIAFLIKQGFTQDEISSSLPSIEDRQAQGYVDPNVKYRYAAQVTVSLYTKRVDLLLGTQRNLIELTKEGIAISNQDYNGRTEFLFTGLNELKPQMVQTATENARQTAEKFAKDSASQLGKIKQASQGQFTISNRDSNTPSIKKVRVVSTLTYYLND; encoded by the coding sequence ATGCAAAAATCACTGGCAAGTATTCTCTTAGGCGGTTTCATCTGCGCCGGTCTCTATCTGTTAGGCACCAGCCTTGGCGACAGCATCATCAAGATGCGCGCCATGGAAAGAACCGTCACGGTCAAGGGCCTCGCCGAAGTCGAGGTAAAGGCCGATACCGCCATCTGGCCCATCCGCTTCACCCAGGTCGACAATGATCTCAATAACCTCTATCAGGAGGTGCAGAGCAAGACGGATAAGGTGATCGCCTTCCTGATTAAACAAGGCTTTACGCAAGATGAGATCTCAAGCTCCCTGCCCTCCATTGAAGACAGACAGGCCCAGGGTTATGTAGACCCTAACGTTAAGTATCGCTACGCGGCGCAGGTCACCGTATCCCTCTACACCAAGCGGGTGGATCTCCTGCTGGGCACACAGCGCAACCTTATCGAGCTGACTAAGGAAGGGATCGCCATCTCCAACCAGGATTACAACGGCCGCACCGAGTTTCTCTTCACCGGCCTGAATGAGCTCAAGCCGCAGATGGTGCAGACGGCCACGGAGAATGCCCGCCAAACCGCCGAGAAGTTTGCCAAAGATTCCGCCTCCCAACTTGGCAAGATTAAGCAGGCGTCTCAGGGGCAATTTACCATCAGCAACCGTGACAGCAACACGCCGAGTATCAAGAAAGTCAGGGTGGTTTCGACCCTGACCTATTACTTAAACGATTAG
- a CDS encoding efflux RND transporter periplasmic adaptor subunit: MQVQHTLSIGILLSLVSLVSGASELPTMTVAKHSQPQWITLDAQLEAVKSATVSAQTSGRIIKINYDVNDIVPQGASLLEITSKAQGAELAAAEADFARAQAQNEEAQKQRKRYEQLFPQGAISQGDMDQAIANARASAQAVSAARARIIQANESLQYTTVSAPFAGVVTKRHVEVGETVSPGQALLSGFATEHMRAVTHVPLRYIDALRANPKMKLVLTNGKELESDALTIFSFADAKSHSYKTRIDLPPQEPNLMPGMWVKASFNAGDRNTLTIPESAVIYNNELSAVYLMQNNQFMLNQVRLGNKQGDSFEVLSGLSDGDTIAVDAYQVLLKLKQ, from the coding sequence ATGCAAGTACAACACACACTTTCCATCGGCATATTGCTGTCACTCGTCAGCCTGGTATCTGGCGCCAGCGAACTGCCCACCATGACGGTGGCCAAACACTCTCAGCCCCAGTGGATCACCTTAGATGCACAACTTGAGGCGGTAAAATCGGCGACGGTGTCGGCGCAAACCTCGGGCCGCATCATCAAGATCAACTATGACGTCAACGATATCGTGCCCCAGGGCGCATCCTTGCTGGAGATCACCAGCAAGGCCCAGGGCGCCGAGCTGGCGGCCGCCGAGGCCGACTTTGCTCGCGCCCAGGCCCAAAACGAAGAGGCGCAGAAACAGCGTAAGCGTTATGAACAGCTGTTCCCCCAAGGCGCCATCTCCCAAGGCGATATGGATCAAGCCATCGCCAACGCCCGCGCCTCGGCCCAGGCCGTCAGCGCTGCGAGAGCCCGTATCATCCAGGCCAACGAGTCTCTGCAGTACACCACGGTCAGTGCCCCCTTTGCCGGCGTGGTCACCAAGCGCCATGTGGAAGTGGGCGAAACCGTGTCTCCCGGCCAGGCACTGCTGAGCGGCTTTGCCACCGAGCATATGCGTGCCGTCACCCATGTGCCCCTGCGTTACATAGATGCGCTGCGCGCCAATCCTAAGATGAAGCTTGTGCTGACCAACGGCAAGGAGCTCGAATCGGACGCCCTGACCATCTTCTCTTTCGCCGATGCCAAGAGCCACAGCTATAAGACACGTATCGACCTGCCACCGCAGGAGCCCAACCTGATGCCGGGCATGTGGGTCAAGGCCAGCTTCAACGCCGGCGATCGCAATACGCTGACCATCCCCGAGTCTGCGGTGATCTACAACAACGAACTGAGTGCGGTCTATCTGATGCAGAACAATCAGTTCATGCTCAATCAGGTGCGCCTGGGCAATAAACAGGGCGATAGCTTCGAGGTGCTTTCGGGCCTGAGTGATGGCGACACCATCGCCGTCGACGCCTATCAAGTGCTGCTGAAGCTGAAACAATAG
- a CDS encoding efflux RND transporter permease subunit, with amino-acid sequence MNQQDRHQDNQQSPKRLGFSGRLAAMFQLSAITPLLALLGLLLGLFAVMVTPKEEEPQIDVTFADIYIPFPGATPSEVEHLVTQPMEEVISQIKGIDTLYSFSQPDGALIIAIFEVGIPRNEAIVKLYNQVYSNKDKVASQAGVGEPQIKPRGIDDVPIVSLTLWSKDKAQSAEQLTHIAKGLESELKRIPGTREIYSVGSHEISLNVRIDPAKMSFYGLTYDDINRSLSSNNHVSMPVSLVQDNQEIKVQTGQFLKSKQEVEQLVVAVYQDESGQSAPVYLGDIAKISLNSDIPTQHAWHGDKSAIYPAVTIAIGKQPGENAVDIANVILERLDKIDNILVPDDVNITVSRNYGKTAGDKANTLILKLVFATSAVVILVFLTMGLRESVVVGIAIIITLAITLFASWAWGFTLNRISLFALIFSIGILVDDAIVVVENIHRHMALGKRSFVELIPVAVDEVGGPTILATFTVIAALMPMAFVSGLMGPYMSPIPINASMGMLISLAIAFIVTPWLATKLLKGHQHQGGDGEHDVDDRMLRLFTRLISPFVRGKQAGKARIGLGAAIALLIMIAVSLPVGQLVVLKMLPFDNKSEFQVMLDMPEGTPVEQTQRVLKALAMELDKVEEVDNYQLYAGTAAPMNFNGLVRHYFLRQSQELGDIQVNLVDKGDRDRDSHSIASEVRRALQATAKQYHANVKVVEVPPGPPVWSPILAEVYGPNAEMRETAANALQQLFHDTQDVVDIDIYLPAAQQKWQVNIDRAKASLMGVPYSNIVDLVATSVGGKAVSYLHKPNQKSPVPIKLQLEEGAKVDLEQVLNLRLTNASGNSVPVSELITIHKRAIDAPIIRKNMIPMIMVVADMAGPLDSPLYGMFEIAGSINQEGGLGFDQHYVNQPSGLDSIAVLWDGEWKITYETFRDMGIAYGVGMIAIYLLVVGQFRSYSVPLIIMAPIPLTIIGVMPGHALLGAQFTATSMIGMIALAGIIVRNSILLVDFINQETAAGVPFEQAVIHSGAVRAKPIMLTGLAAMIGALFILDDPIFNGLAISLIFGILVSTLLTLVVIPVLYYAVMRHRPEYFAAVNPQS; translated from the coding sequence ATGAATCAGCAAGATCGACACCAAGATAATCAGCAGAGCCCAAAACGTCTGGGATTTTCCGGACGCCTGGCGGCCATGTTCCAGCTGAGCGCCATCACCCCCTTGCTGGCCCTGCTTGGCCTGCTACTGGGTCTGTTCGCCGTCATGGTGACCCCAAAAGAGGAAGAGCCGCAGATAGATGTCACCTTTGCCGACATCTACATCCCCTTCCCCGGCGCCACGCCGAGCGAGGTCGAGCATCTGGTCACCCAGCCTATGGAGGAGGTGATCTCGCAGATCAAGGGGATAGACACCCTCTACTCCTTCTCACAACCAGACGGCGCACTGATCATCGCCATCTTCGAGGTGGGGATCCCGCGTAACGAGGCGATCGTCAAGCTCTACAATCAGGTCTATTCCAACAAGGACAAGGTTGCCAGCCAGGCAGGCGTGGGCGAGCCACAGATCAAGCCCCGCGGCATCGACGATGTGCCCATCGTCAGCCTGACCCTATGGTCGAAAGACAAGGCGCAATCTGCCGAGCAGCTGACCCATATCGCCAAGGGACTGGAGAGCGAGCTGAAACGCATTCCGGGCACCCGCGAGATCTACAGCGTCGGTAGTCATGAGATCAGCCTCAACGTGCGGATCGATCCCGCCAAGATGAGCTTCTATGGCCTCACCTACGACGATATCAACCGTAGCCTGTCGAGCAATAACCATGTCTCCATGCCAGTATCTCTGGTGCAGGATAATCAGGAGATCAAGGTACAAACTGGACAGTTTTTAAAATCGAAACAAGAGGTTGAGCAGCTGGTTGTCGCCGTGTATCAGGACGAGTCGGGCCAGAGCGCCCCCGTGTACCTTGGCGATATCGCCAAGATTAGCCTCAACAGCGACATCCCGACCCAGCACGCCTGGCACGGCGATAAGTCGGCCATCTATCCTGCGGTCACCATCGCCATCGGCAAGCAGCCCGGCGAGAACGCCGTGGATATCGCCAATGTGATCCTCGAGCGCCTGGACAAGATAGACAACATACTGGTTCCCGACGATGTGAACATCACGGTCTCGCGCAACTATGGTAAGACGGCGGGCGACAAGGCCAACACCCTGATCCTCAAGCTGGTGTTTGCCACCTCGGCCGTGGTGATCTTGGTCTTCCTCACCATGGGGCTACGCGAATCTGTAGTAGTGGGCATCGCCATCATCATCACCCTGGCGATCACCCTGTTTGCCTCCTGGGCCTGGGGCTTTACCCTTAACCGTATCTCGTTGTTCGCCTTGATCTTCTCTATCGGCATACTCGTAGATGACGCCATCGTGGTGGTGGAGAACATCCACAGGCATATGGCGCTGGGCAAACGCTCCTTCGTGGAGCTGATCCCCGTCGCCGTAGATGAGGTGGGCGGCCCGACAATATTGGCGACCTTTACCGTGATCGCCGCGCTGATGCCCATGGCCTTCGTATCCGGCCTCATGGGCCCCTACATGAGCCCGATCCCCATCAATGCCAGCATGGGGATGCTGATCTCTCTGGCCATCGCCTTCATCGTCACCCCTTGGCTGGCCACTAAGCTGCTCAAGGGTCATCAACACCAAGGTGGTGATGGCGAGCATGATGTGGACGATCGCATGCTGAGGCTGTTTACTAGGCTGATCTCCCCCTTCGTCAGAGGCAAACAAGCCGGTAAGGCGAGGATTGGCCTGGGCGCCGCCATCGCCCTGCTGATCATGATCGCCGTGTCCCTGCCCGTGGGTCAGTTGGTGGTGCTCAAGATGCTGCCCTTCGACAACAAGTCGGAGTTTCAGGTGATGCTGGATATGCCAGAAGGCACGCCGGTTGAACAGACCCAGCGCGTACTCAAGGCCCTGGCCATGGAGCTGGATAAGGTCGAAGAGGTAGACAACTACCAGCTCTACGCCGGCACCGCCGCGCCGATGAACTTTAACGGCCTGGTGCGTCACTACTTCCTCAGACAGAGTCAGGAGCTGGGCGATATTCAGGTTAACCTGGTTGATAAAGGCGATCGCGACAGAGACAGTCACAGCATAGCTTCCGAGGTGCGCCGCGCGCTGCAGGCCACCGCCAAGCAATACCATGCCAACGTCAAGGTGGTCGAAGTGCCCCCAGGCCCACCCGTGTGGTCGCCCATCCTGGCCGAGGTCTATGGCCCTAACGCCGAGATGCGTGAGACAGCAGCCAATGCACTGCAGCAGCTGTTCCACGATACTCAGGATGTGGTGGATATCGACATCTACCTGCCGGCCGCGCAGCAGAAATGGCAGGTTAATATCGACCGCGCCAAGGCCAGCCTGATGGGCGTGCCCTACAGCAATATCGTCGATCTGGTGGCCACCTCGGTGGGCGGCAAGGCGGTGAGCTACCTGCATAAGCCGAATCAAAAGTCGCCTGTGCCTATCAAGCTTCAGCTGGAGGAAGGCGCCAAGGTGGATCTCGAGCAGGTGCTTAACCTCAGGCTCACCAATGCCTCGGGTAACTCTGTGCCCGTCTCTGAGCTGATCACCATACACAAGCGAGCCATAGACGCGCCTATCATACGCAAGAACATGATCCCTATGATCATGGTGGTCGCCGACATGGCGGGCCCGCTGGACAGCCCACTCTATGGCATGTTCGAGATCGCCGGCAGTATCAATCAAGAGGGTGGTCTGGGCTTCGATCAACACTATGTCAACCAACCCTCAGGGCTGGACAGCATCGCCGTGCTCTGGGACGGCGAGTGGAAGATCACCTATGAGACCTTCAGAGACATGGGTATCGCCTATGGCGTGGGCATGATCGCCATCTACCTCCTGGTAGTGGGTCAGTTCCGCTCCTACAGCGTGCCGCTGATCATCATGGCGCCTATTCCGCTCACCATCATAGGGGTGATGCCGGGCCATGCCCTGCTGGGGGCGCAATTTACCGCCACCTCTATGATAGGCATGATCGCCCTGGCGGGCATTATCGTGCGTAACTCCATCCTCTTGGTGGACTTTATTAATCAGGAAACCGCCGCGGGTGTGCCCTTCGAGCAGGCGGTGATCCATTCTGGCGCCGTCAGGGCCAAGCCCATCATGTTGACGGGACTGGCGGCCATGATAGGTGCCCTGTTCATCTTAGATGATCCGATCTTCAACGGCCTGGCCATCAGCCTGATCTTCGGCATCTTGGTATCAACCCTGTTAACCCTGGTGGTGATCCCCGTGCTCTATTACGCCGTGATGCGTCACCGCCCCGAATATTTTGCCGCGGTTAATCCGCAATCTTAA
- a CDS encoding YgaP family membrane protein, which produces MSVERSIFAFAGFMVMLSLLLTTFVHPNFIWLTAFVGANLFQSAFTGFCPAAMLMKKMGIKTEAELARMK; this is translated from the coding sequence ATGTCTGTCGAACGTAGTATTTTCGCCTTTGCAGGCTTTATGGTCATGTTGTCTTTGCTGCTCACGACCTTTGTCCACCCTAATTTTATCTGGCTAACGGCTTTTGTAGGCGCTAATCTATTTCAAAGCGCCTTTACCGGCTTCTGTCCGGCCGCCATGTTAATGAAGAAGATGGGGATCAAGACGGAAGCGGAATTGGCCCGCATGAAATAA
- a CDS encoding rhodanese-like domain-containing protein encodes MGVSAPSYGEEKNPKVAWEHIQQGAMVVDVRTPEEFAEGHLENAINIPFENIAEEFTKRGIAKDQSVVLYCRSGRRSGIAQESLVKLGYSNTYNGGGYQSLAKH; translated from the coding sequence ATGGGCGTATCGGCGCCAAGCTATGGCGAAGAGAAAAACCCTAAGGTTGCCTGGGAGCATATACAGCAAGGGGCCATGGTCGTTGATGTCAGAACTCCGGAGGAGTTTGCCGAGGGACATCTAGAGAACGCGATTAATATTCCCTTTGAAAACATTGCCGAAGAGTTTACCAAGCGCGGCATCGCCAAAGATCAGTCTGTGGTGCTCTATTGTCGCAGTGGCCGTCGCAGCGGCATAGCTCAGGAGAGTCTGGTAAAGCTAGGCTACAGCAACACCTATAATGGCGGCGGCTACCAGAGCCTGGCTAAGCACTAG